Below is a genomic region from Citrobacter tructae.
TATGGTGGCCGAGCATTTGTTGTGGATGCAGCAGCACTACTGGCAAAGCCGCTACTCTATCTCGTTCCCTCGCCTGCGCCCGTGTACCGGGGGGATTGAACCGGCATCGCTAATGGACGAACGCCAACTGGTGCAAACCATTTGTGCGTTTCGCTTACTGGCACCGGAAATAGAGTTGTCGCTATCCACCCGAGAATCACCGTGGTTTCGCGATCATATGATCCCGCTGGCGATTAACAACGTCAGCGCTTTCTCGAAAACGCAGCCCGGTGGCTATGCCGACAATCACCCTGAGCTGGAACAATTTTCTCCACATGATGACCGCCGCCCTGAAGACGTTGCTGAAGCGCTAATGGCGCAGGGATTACAGCCCGTGTGGAAAGACTGGGACAGCTATCTGGGACGGGCTTCTCAGGTATCGTAAGTCTTGAGCGATCGCATAAAACAAAAAACCCGCTTTCGCGGGTTTTTCTTCACTGACACTTATCTGCTCAGGCTCTGGCCTTCATCGCTATCGTAAGCGTTGGTGAGATTATCGGCGATTACAGCGCGATAACGTTAACAGCAGACGGGCCTTTAGCACCGTTCTCAACAGAGAACTCTACTTTTTGACCTTCGTCTAAGGTTTTATAATCATTGCTCTGGATAGCTGAAAAATGCACGAACACATCCTTGCTACCGTCCTGAGGGGTAATAAAGCCGAAGCCTTTCTCAGAGTTAAACCATTTTACTAAACCAGTCATTTTGTTAGACATAGATACTTCCTTTCATATTTTGAGCCGCTTATGCAGCGAAGATGGCCTGTTTTGCAGAAATTAACTTATGGGGCACTTAGGAGGAGGCTCATGAAGAAGGGGTATCTGAGGATAACGCTTGAACTGAGAACTGCTTTACTAAAACTGCTTTCATAAGGTCTGTGTTCCAAACCGATGTCGCTATAGTAGACTTACTTCTAATCATTAAGCAAGCATTAATTTTTTTAATGCACTTCATCAGGTGAAATGTTGAGCTGTTGCGCTTGAAAGTCTACGGTATTGCCTTGATTTATATATAATAAAAGCCCTGACCGTTGCAGCCAGGGCTTTAAGTTACTACAAACTTCAGATTTAACATTAATTAACTTACAATTTAATACTGCTGATGGTACTACTTTTTAAATGTACACGTTTACCACAGATAATATTGGAGAATAATACTAACTAAACCTTCCTCTATTTACCGTTAAACATATTCAGCCAGCTTGATATACAAACTCAAGAATGGCGACCTAAACAAGTACACTTCCCCTCGCGACATATACTATTTGATGCGTGGCCTTACTTCCCTTGCGATCGTTCAATAATAAAAATCGCAAATATTAACTATTAAATCATGGCCTTACATCGTCGCGCTTGCTTAACTTTTTGCGATTAGATATATCAACTACGTAGCCTTAAAGCATTGTCGATGTGAAAAATAATAACTTCAACGTCGACTATCCCATACAAAAAATACTTCGTGGCCTTTATCGCAATCCCCCTATCGAACTCTACTAACACTTACTGCTTTAACAGCAAACTACCATTTCTCTGCTGTTAAGTATTAACATACGGATTTAAAAAACAGTGTCAATACTGTTTTTAATGACATGTCTTTATTGACAGTATTCATAAGATTTTACTTCAGGCAAAAAAAAACCCGCCGAGGCGGGTTTTTCATTACGGTCAGCAACGATTAATCGTTGTTAGAGCCGCCCAGACCTGCGTTCAGCAGTTCTGCCAGGCTGGCAGATGCATCTTCCGCAGTAACCTGAGGTGCAGCCGGCTGTTCGCCCGCGGCACGACGGCGCATACGATCCTGGTGGTACGCATAACCGGTGCCGGCAGGGATCAGACGACCCACGATCACGTTCTCTTTCAGGCCACGCAGTTCGTCGCGTTTACCCGCAACGGCTGCTTCGGTCAGGACACGTGTGGTCTCCTGGAACGATGCGGCAGAGATGAACGATTCGGTTGCCAGAGACGCTTTGGTGATACCCAGCAGGTCGCGGGAATACGTTGCCGCCACTTTGCCATTCGCTTCCAGATCGCGGTTAGCAATCTTGACGCGGGAGTATTCAACCTGCTCGCCTTCCAGGAAGTCGGAGCTACCGGCACTGTCGATGGTCGCTTTACGCAGCATCTGACGAACGATAACTTCAATGTGTTTATCGTTAATCTTAACGCCTTGCAGACGGTATACGTCCTGTACTTCGTTGGTGATGTAACGCGTTACCGCGTGTACGCCACGAAGACGCAGGATGTCGTGCGGCGCTTCCGGACCATCAGAAACCACGTCACCACGTTCTACACGTTCACCTTCGAACACGTTGAGCTGACGCCATTTTGGAATCATCTCTTCGTACGGTTCGCTGCCATCTAACGGCGTGATCACCAGGCGACGCTTCCCTTTGGTTTCTTTACCGAAGGAAATGATACCGCTGATTTCCGCAAGGATTGCTGGCTCTTTCGGACGACGTGCTTCGAACAGATCCGCTACGCGCGGCAGACCACCGGTGATGTCCTTGGTACCGCCGGATTCCTGCGGAATACGCGCCAGGGTGTCACCCGCACTGATCTGAACACCATCTTCCAGCTGAACAATCGCTTTACCCGGCAGGAAGTACTGAGCAGACATATCAGTGCCTGGGATCAGAACGTCGTTACCGTTAGCATCAACAATTTTCAGTGCCGGACGCAGGTCTTTACCACCTGCAGTACGCTCTGCGGAATCCAGAACAACCAGAGAAGACAGACCGGTCAGTTCGTCGGTCTGACGAGTAATGGTCTGGCCGTCGATCATATCAGTAAAGCGGATGAAACCACTTACTTCAGTGATAACTGGCATGGTGTGCGGATCCCAGTTTGCTACGGTCTCGCCGCCAGCAACCTGCTCGCCATCACCTTTCGCCATAACAGCACCGTAAGGCACTTTATAGCTCTCTTTGGTACGACCGAATTCGTCGATCAGTTTCAGCTCGGTGTTACGCGAGGTCACTACCAGCTTACCAGCAGAGTTCACAACCGACTTCGCATTGCTCAGACGGATGCTACCTTTGTTTTTCACCTGGATGCTGGATTCAGCAGCCGCACGAGATGCCGCACCACCGATGTGGAACGTACGCATCGTCAGCTGTGTACCCGGTTCACCGATGGACTGTGCCGCGATAACGCCGATTGCTTCACCTTTGTTGATGATGTGGCCACGCGCCAGGTCACGACCGTAGCAGTGCGCACATACACCAAAGTCGGTGTCACAAGATACAACAGAACGTACTTTGACGGAGTCAACGGAGTTCTCTTCCAGCAGGTCACACCAATGCTCGTGCAGCAGCGTGTTGCGTGGAACCAGAATATCTGCGGTGCCCGGCTTCAGAACGTCTTCAGCAGTCACACGACCCAGAACGCGATCGCGCAGTGGCTCTTTAACGTCACCACCCTCGATAACCGGGGTCATGGTGATGCCTTCCAACGTGCCACAGTCATCTTCAGTAACAACCAGATCCTGTGCGACGTCAACCAGACGACGAGTCAGATAACCGGAGTTTGCTGTTTTCAGTGCGGTATCCGCCAGACCTTTACGCGCACCGTGCGTGGAGATGAAGTACTGGAGTACGTTCAGACCTTCACGGAAGTTCGCTGTGATTGGCGTTTCGATGATGGAGCCATCCGGCTTCGCCATCAGACCACGCATACCTGCCAGCTGGCGAATCTGTGCTGCAGAACCACGCGCACCGGAGTCGGCCATCATGTAGATGCTGTTGAAGGAAACCTGCTGCTCTTCGACGCCGTCACGGTTAATAACGGTTTCGGTTTGCAGGTTATCCATCATCGCTTTGGATACACGATCGTTCGCCGCAGCCCAGATATCGATAACTTTGTTGTAACGTTCGCCTGCGGTTACCAGACCAGACTGGAACTGTTCCTGGATCTCAGCAACTTCAGCTTCCGCTTCAGAGATGATCTCGTGTTTCTTCTCTGGGATGACCATGTCATCAATACCAACAGATGCACCTGAACGCGCTGCATAAGCAAAGCCGGTGTACATTGTCTGGTCAGCGAAGATAACGGTCGGCTTCAGACCCAAAATGCGGTAACAGGTGTTCAGCATTTTGGAGATCGCTTTCTTACCCAGCGCCTGGTTGACGATAGAGAAAGGCAGACCTTTCGGTACGATCATCCACAGAATGGCGCGACCAACGGTCGTGTCTTTCAGGCTGGTGTGCGCAACGAATTCGCCGTTTTCATCTTTTTCGTATTCAGTGATACGCACTTTAACGCGCGCATGCAGAGAGGCCAGACCTGCGCGATAAATACGCTCAGCTTCTTTCGGGCCAGTCAGCACCATGCCTTCGCCTTTGGCGTTAACACAGTCACGGGTCATGTAGTACAGACCCAATACAACGTCCTGAGACGGAACGATGATAGGTTCACCGTTCGCTGGAGACAGGATGTTGTTGGTAGACATCATCAGTGCACGCGCTTCGAGCTGGGCTTCCAGCGTCAGCGGTACGTGAACTGCCATCTGGTCACCATCGAAGTCGGCGTTATATGCCGCACAAACCAGCGGGTGCAGCTGGATAGCTTTACCTTCGATCAGTACCGGTTCAAATGCCTGGATACCC
It encodes:
- the cspE gene encoding RNA chaperone/antiterminator CspA, with protein sequence MSNKMTGLVKWFNSEKGFGFITPQDGSKDVFVHFSAIQSNDYKTLDEGQKVEFSVENGAKGPSAVNVIAL
- the rpoC gene encoding DNA-directed RNA polymerase subunit beta'; this translates as MKDLLKFLKAQTKTEEFDAIKIALASPDMIRSWSFGEVKKPETINYRTFKPERDGLFCARIFGPVKDYECLCGKYKRLKHRGVICEKCGVEVTQTKVRRERMGHIELASPTAHIWFLKSLPSRIGLLLDMPLRDIERVLYFESYVVIEGGMTNLERQQILTEEQYLDALEEFGDEFDAKMGAEAIQALLKSMDLEQECETLREELNETNSETKRKKLTKRIKLLEAFVQSGNKPEWMILTVLPVLPPDLRPLVPLDGGRFATSDLNDLYRRVINRNNRLKRLLDLAAPDIIVRNEKRMLQEAVDALLDNGRRGRAITGSNKRPLKSLADMIKGKQGRFRQNLLGKRVDYSGRSVITVGPYLRLHQCGLPKKMALELFKPFIYGKLELRGLATTIKAAKKMVEREEAVVWDILDEVIREHPVLLNRAPTLHRLGIQAFEPVLIEGKAIQLHPLVCAAYNADFDGDQMAVHVPLTLEAQLEARALMMSTNNILSPANGEPIIVPSQDVVLGLYYMTRDCVNAKGEGMVLTGPKEAERIYRAGLASLHARVKVRITEYEKDENGEFVAHTSLKDTTVGRAILWMIVPKGLPFSIVNQALGKKAISKMLNTCYRILGLKPTVIFADQTMYTGFAYAARSGASVGIDDMVIPEKKHEIISEAEAEVAEIQEQFQSGLVTAGERYNKVIDIWAAANDRVSKAMMDNLQTETVINRDGVEEQQVSFNSIYMMADSGARGSAAQIRQLAGMRGLMAKPDGSIIETPITANFREGLNVLQYFISTHGARKGLADTALKTANSGYLTRRLVDVAQDLVVTEDDCGTLEGITMTPVIEGGDVKEPLRDRVLGRVTAEDVLKPGTADILVPRNTLLHEHWCDLLEENSVDSVKVRSVVSCDTDFGVCAHCYGRDLARGHIINKGEAIGVIAAQSIGEPGTQLTMRTFHIGGAASRAAAESSIQVKNKGSIRLSNAKSVVNSAGKLVVTSRNTELKLIDEFGRTKESYKVPYGAVMAKGDGEQVAGGETVANWDPHTMPVITEVSGFIRFTDMIDGQTITRQTDELTGLSSLVVLDSAERTAGGKDLRPALKIVDANGNDVLIPGTDMSAQYFLPGKAIVQLEDGVQISAGDTLARIPQESGGTKDITGGLPRVADLFEARRPKEPAILAEISGIISFGKETKGKRRLVITPLDGSEPYEEMIPKWRQLNVFEGERVERGDVVSDGPEAPHDILRLRGVHAVTRYITNEVQDVYRLQGVKINDKHIEVIVRQMLRKATIDSAGSSDFLEGEQVEYSRVKIANRDLEANGKVAATYSRDLLGITKASLATESFISAASFQETTRVLTEAAVAGKRDELRGLKENVIVGRLIPAGTGYAYHQDRMRRRAAGEQPAAPQVTAEDASASLAELLNAGLGGSNND